In Deltaproteobacteria bacterium, the genomic stretch TCCGAAGTTCGGCGGGAAGGCCGGCCATCGCGTCCGCCACCCGCCGCCTCTCTTCGTTTCCCGCGGCCGCCTCCTCGGGGCCGGGCGCCGGGTCGGCCGTCTCGGACGCGTCGCCCTCGGCGACCCTGGGTACTCCCGCGTTCCCGTCGCGGCGGACCGACAGGCCGCAGTTCCACGCGATCTTTCGAATCCACGGGCCGAACGGCCTCCCCGGATCGTACGAAGGGAGCGACCGGTACACCCGCACGAACGTCTCCTGCGCCGCGTCGTCCGCGTCGGCGGCGTTCCCCGTCGCCGACCAGCAAAGCCGGTAGACCGACTGCCTGTGGCGGGTCACCAGCGCGTCGAACGCGTCCCGGTCGCCCCCTGCCGCCAGCGCGGCAAGCCGTTCGTCCATTTCCTCGTCGAGGTCCGCGCTCATCCCTCAACCTCTATACCATACGAGCGGCGAAAATATTCCCGCGGGAAAAGATATCGATCGAACGGGAATAAAGACCGGACGGGCCGGGTAAATGGGGCAGGAACGGAAATATCATCTCGCGTGAAACGGAGGATCTCATGAAAACTTCGCTGCTCGGCGACAGGATCGTAATGCTGGCGGTGGGGCTGGCGACGCTGATTCTCGGCGCGGCGTGCGCCCATGCGGCGCCCCTTATGCTCGACGTGCGGTCGGAGAACCGGAGAGTGCTCGTCCCCGGTCTCGGCGACGGGACGATCCAGATCCAGGTAATCGCTCCCGACGCCCCGGCGATCCACACCGACCGGCCCAGGCTGAACCTCGCGCTCGTCATCGACCGGAGCGGCTCGATGGCCGAGGCGCGCAAGCTCGACTTCGTCAAGACGGCCGCCCATCATCTCGTGGACATGATGGGGCCGGACGATCTGCTCTCCATCGTGACCTACAGCCAGGAGGTCCAGATCCCGTGGTCGTCGCGTCCCGTGGGGCGGGACCGGGAGGAGCTCCACCGGATCATCTCCGGGTTGTATCCGGGCGGGTCGACCTTCCTCTCCGGCGGGCTGGAGGAAGGGTTCCGGCAGGCGAAGGCAGGGAAGCGCAAGGGCACCTTGAACCGGGTCCTTCTCCTCTCGGACGGGCTGGCCAACGTCGGCGTGACCAACCGCGGCGCCCTGCGGGAGCGCGCGGGGGACATGGCGGACAAGGGAATCTCCGTTTCCACGTTCGGCGTCGGCAACGATTTCGACGAGGAGCTGATGACGAGGATCGCAGGGGGCGGCGGAGGGAATTACCGCTACCTCGGCGATCCCGAGCGGATCGTGGCGGCGTTGGAATCCGAGTTCCATACTGCCTCGCGGACGGCCGCTTCCGAGGTCGAGATCATCATCCGGCTCAAGAGAGACTGCCGCTTCGGCTCGGTCCTCGGGCGCGACTGGCGGCGCGACGGCGACGCCTACGTCATCCGGCTGGGCGATCTTTCCGCGGGCGAGCGTCGGACCGTCTTCGCCAAGTTGAACGTGGCCGGGGAACGGACCGGGGTGCGGGAAGTCGGGGACGTGGCGCTCCGGTACCGCGACCCGGTGACGTCGAAGGGGATCACCACCTCCTCCAAGGGGGTTTCCCTCGAACTCGTCCGCGACGAGCGGATCTATCGCGAGGGGTTCGACCGGTCGGTGCAGGAAAAGAGGGCCGTCGCGGAGGCGAACGTGCTGGTGCAGGAAGCGGCCCGGCTGGCCGACCAGGGGAAAAAGGAGGAGGCGAAGGGGATGCTCGGCAAGGCCGCGGCAGGGCTGGCCGCTGCCCCGCCGTCGCCCGCGGTCCGCGCGGAGATGGATCATGCGAACCGGTACAAGAACAGCCTCGACACGATGGGCGACATGAGCTCGGAGTCGGCCAAGGGGGCCCAGAAGGCGATCAAGTATCGCGCGTACGAGACGCTCCAACAGCGATAGGGAATGGGTGGAAGCGGGGAGGGGACGCCGTCCCCTCCCCGCTATGACGTCACTTTTTCCCGCATCCGCAGGTGTTGCACATGTCGCCACCCCCTTTGATGCATATTAGATGCAATGATTCGCTGAATGGTGGCGATCCCCGATCGGGCATCCGATCCGCTCTTTCCTGAATCTTACCGGCAGAAGCCTTTCACCGGTGCGGGAGGAGGGGGCGTGGAATTTCTCAAATACGACACTCGCAGATACTTTCTGTTCGGCATCCGGTTCTTTTTCGGGTCGTGGTTGCTCTACGCCGGCCTTTCGAAATGGATCTTTATGGGGCCGGGCATGTTCGTCGGCTACATTTCCGCCCAGTTCGACAAGACCTGGTCGCCACACGTTTTGAATGTTTTTCTCGCCTGGCTGATCATGATCGTGGAGCCGGTGTTGGCCCTGCTGATTCTTTCCGGAAAGAAAGCGCGCACGGTGTGGACGCTGACTTCCTTGTTCATGTTTCTTCTGACCATCGGCCAAACCATCCTCATGAAGCCCGATGTCATTGCCAACTGGCAGTACCTGGTGTTGGTCCTGCTGTGCGCTGCCCTTAGCGATCCGGATCCCCCCGGCCCTATGTAGTTGGAGTGAGTTTCCGGAGAATCTAATTTATAAAATCCTGCGGCAACGTCGGTTCCAGGATCGCCGAGATTCTTCTTGCCGCCGGGGAACCGGTCCGCGCCGTGGGGCGGGAGCGGGTCCGCCTCGGGCCGCGGCATGAGATTCCCGGTCTGGCCCGCCTGCGGGGGTAAGACCACGGCGGTCTCGGCGCGCTTTCGAATCGGACCGACGAAGGTGATGGAGCTGTTACCCTTACCCTTTTACGTAGGAAAACTTTTCCGCCACCTTGCCGTCCCGGACGCGGAAGACGTCGACTCCCCGGATGTGCCCCGGCTTGCCGTCCCCATCCACCCATCGGTAGAGCCACCGGATACCGCACCGATCCCCGGCTGCGAAGATCTCCTCCGTTTCGAAGACCGCCCCGGGAGAGGAGCGGAAGAAGCGCTCCCAGAACCCCCGCACCTGCGCCTGTCCATCGTACCGTTCCCCATCGGGAGGCGGGCAGGTATTCTCGAAGACGCAATCGTCTGTCATCGCTCGCATCACACCATCGACGTCGTGCCGCCCGAACGCCTGGTTGAATCTCTCGATGGCCTCGAGGGTTGCCTTTGTTTGTCCGTCCATCCTGTCAGCCGGTCCCATGACGACACCTCTCCCGGTTTGCACACGAGTTCCGTTCCATCATCCATCTTTTCCTTACGAATGGGATGAGGTGGAGGGTCTGGAGTTCCCCCTCAGGAGCAAATGGCAATCATGGTGGGACGCACGAACCGTGCGCCCGGACGGATCATCCAAAGGACGGAGAGCCCGATCCCATTGTCTGGAGGTGTCCGCATGAAGTCCCTCATACCGTCCGCGGTTGTGCTCTCCCTTGTTCTTCTTGCGTCTTCCGCGATCCCCGCGGAGGGCCCGGATCTCGCCAAGGCGCTCGCCGGGGCCGACTGGTCGAAGATGGAAACCGTCACCGTCACGATGACCGAGTACGCCTTTTCTCCCTCACCCATCGTCCTCGAGGAGGGCGTCCCGACCAGGCTCGTACTGAAAAACGCCGGGAAGGAGGCCCATTATTTCGTGGCGGAACAGTTCTTCAAGGGGATCGCCACGAGGAAAGTCCAGGGTTCCGACGGCGAGATCAAGGCCCCTTACTTCACGGCGCTGGAGGTGTACCCGGGGAAGATGCTGGAGTGGTTCCTGGTGCCCGCACAGAAGGGGGTATACGACCTCCTCTGCACCGTCAAGGGACACGCCGAGCACGGAATGAAAGGGAAGATCGAGGTGCGTTGACAGGGGAGTGCCTCCCCGAGCTGTTCGGGGGGCAGGAGGCTGATCAGTAGGGGGCCGTTCATGACGGCGGCAACCCCGTTTAGAGGAGGCGGTTGACCTTCGCCGCCATGATGAAATCGTTTTCGTGCAGGCCCCGGATCGAGTGGGTCCGGAACCGCACCGTGCAGTACCCCCATCCGACGGACAGGTCCGGGTGGTGTCCCTCGGCCTCCGCGATCTCCCCGACCTGCCGGGCGAACCGCATCGCCTCCGCGAAATCCCGGAACCGGAATTCGCGGAGGATTCCTTTTGTCTCCTCCTCGAGCGTCCAGCCTGAGACCTGGGAAACCAGCCTTCCCGCCTCCTCCGCTCCCATCACCGGAACCCCGCCCCGGCATGGAACGCACCGCTTATCCGAAAGTTCCATGGATGTGTCCTTTCACGGGATCATGAGGACTTACGACTTTGCCTCGGTCAGGGCCTGGATGATCGTCCGGCAGAATGCCGGCAGGTCTTCCGGCTTCCGCGACGTGACCAGATTGCCGTCCCGGACGACTTCCCGGTCCTCGTACCGGGCACCCGCGTTCACCAGGTCGTCCTTGATGGCGAAGAAGCAGGTCGCCTTCCTGCCCCGCAACACGTCCGCCGAAACCAGCATCCACCCGCCGTGGCAGATCGCAGCGACAACCTTCCCTTTCGCAGACATGTTGCGGACCAGGTCCACCATCGCCTTGTGGCGGCGCATCCGGTCGGGCGCATAGCCGCCCGGTATGATGACCGCGTCGAAGTCGGCGGCGTTTACTTTCTCCGCGGTCGCGTCGGGAGTCACCGGGTACCCGTGCTTGGAGGAGTATCCGCTCGCGCCTCCCCCCACGATGGTCACCTTCGCTCCCGCCTCCCGGAACCGATACACGGGGTACCACAACTCGAGATCCTCGTAGAGATCCTCCGCCAATACGGCAACGTGTTTCCCTTTCAGTTCCATCGTCCCCCCCCCGCTCGCGCTGCAACCCTTTCTATCCGACTTGGATGGTGAGAAACAGGGGAAGCGTCATGTGGCCTATCTGGTCCTGCAGCGCCTCGATCCGATCGATATGTGCATCCTCCTCCTGGAGAATGTGTTCCAGCATCTCCCGTGTAGCAAAGTCGTTGACTTCTCCGGCGAGCTTGATGGCTTGATTGTAGGCCTGGATGGCACCCATCTCGAGCGCGTGATCGCCGGCAAGCTGTTTGGATGCATCCGCTCCAATCGACATCCGCCCGAGCTTGTTGACGATCGGCGTTCCCTCGAGGAAGAGGATCCGGCCGATCAGTTTCCCGGCATGTTTCATCTCATCGACGGCGCGTTTTTCAAAGTCCTTGTGCAGCTTCTCGTACCCCCAGTTGGCGCACATTTCCGAATGAACCATGTACTGGCTGATCGCGGTCAATTCATCCGACAACAGAGAGTTCAATGTTCCCAAGAGTTTTTCATTCCCTTTCATCGACGTCACCTCCCGAGGTGTTTGAAGGGGTGACCAACCCCCCTGATCGATCCACCCATATCATAGTGTAAAAATCTTCCGAACGTCTCTATCGGATTTTATAGGGGGAAGCGGAACGGACTGCAAACCCCGGGATCCTCCCCGAAACCACTGGGATCAACCGGTCCCACCGAGGGGCGCGCAACGTCCTGTGTGTAGAAGATCCCCATGTCTGCATGCATAGGAGGAAGCCCCAAGGGAGCGGTGGACGTTCTGAACCAGTTGCCGTCTCGAAGTGGGTCGAAGTACCACCCGATGTGGTCTTTGGATCTTGCGAATGACCTTCGCTTGCGTGATGAACCTTACGACGCGTATCCGTTCGCCGCATCGGCACGGTAGCAAGGCGGCTACGGTGGCCACATCAGGGTGGAACCCCGAATAGACTGCAAACCCCGCACAAACAACTGTCTTTTTGGGGGTGAAAATGGGTTTCGCGGGGATGGTGTTGGCAGCCCGTGATTGACAGGTTCCCGTCGAAAAGCCATCCTGAGCGCGAACGCCGAAGGATACAGCCGCCTCACGAGGGAGACGGTTTTTGAATGGAATGCTGTATAGGGAGGAGTGTTATGCGACGGATGGCGTGGATGATTGTTTTCCTGCTGGCGCCGGTGTTCGCGTTCGCCGAGATGCCCCCGGAAGAGAACATCAAAGCGGTCGCGGAGTCATGGCTTACGAAGAAACCTGCGCAGGGCTTTGGCGTGACGATGAGTATGTCCGAGGCGGCCGTGGTCCAGATACGCTACACCGCTCTCATTGCCAAAGATCTGGGAGATGAGGTCGGTTTCAAGGCAGGCCTGACGAACCCTGCGGTGCAGAAGCGCTTTAACTACGACAAGCCGATCCGGGGTACGCTTTTCGCCAAAATGATCCTGTCCGGCCCCGCCCGCGTTCCAGCTGCGTTCGGTTCGCGGCCGGTTTACGAGGCGGACATGGTGGCGGTGGTGGGAGACGCTGCCAGGGCGATGTCGGCCCGGAGTCCGCTGGAGGCCCTGCAGGCCCTGAAGGAGATCCGTCCGTTCATCGAACTTCCCGACCTGGTTTTCGATCCACAGGTGAAACCGGACGGTCCGAGCCTGCTGGCGGTCAACGTCGGCGCCCGGCTTGGCGTTCTGGGCGATTCCTTTTCCCTCCCCGCGACAGCGGAGTCCGTCGAGAAGCTTGCCGCCGTGAAGATCGAGGTGATCGACCAGACCGGGGCCGTGGTCGGCGGGGGAAAGGGGGCCGACGTACTGAACAATCCCCTCAACGCCGTGCTCTGGATCGCCGAATCGCTGAAAGCCGAGGGGAAGGCATTGAAAAATGGCGATCTACTCTCTCTCGGTTCCTTCTCCGCGCTTTTGCCTCCCAAAGCAGGCGATACGATTACCGTTCGGTACATCGGGCTCGCTCCCGTCCCGGCAGAAGTCAACGTTACATTTGAGTGAGTGGTCCGATGGAGGGTCTGGCATCGTGTTCATGACGCGCCCCTGGCTCCGCGGGATTCCCGCATGGTCTGCAAACCCCGTGCAAACAACCGCCTTTTTCGGGGTGAGAAAGGGGTTTCGCGTGGATGGTGTTGACGGGGGAATGGTCTTGCCACGGATGTGGGAGGGGTGAGTGCGGAGGATTTCCCCGGAGGCCGAAACTCCCTCCCATTGCTAGGCACCAAAACTGTGATGACGCCGCCAGTTGCAGGAAGATGCGGAGGCAAGGGGCGGAGACGCCGGTTTTCCGGGTGCCTCGTCGCGGTCGCGTGCCTGTTCGCCCTGATCCAGGCCGGACTGCCCGGTCCGGTCCGCGGCGAGGAGGGGAAGTGTGTCCCCATGGGGGAAGACGCGGAGGGGCCCTTCTACAAGCCGGGTGCCCCGGAGCGGCTTTCCACCGGGTCCGGGCTCGCCGTCTCGGGGGACGTGATTTCGTATCCCGATTGCCGTCCCATCCCCGGAGCGCGCGTCGAATGGTGGCACGCGGATCGCTCGGGGCGGTATGTCGACTCCCTGCGGGGAACGCAGAAGACCGGGGCGACGGGTGGCTATGCGTTCACGACCTTACCGCCGGGCGTCTACCCGGGCCGCCCGCCCCACATCCACTTCAAGGTCTCCGTGCCGGGGCACAAGCCGCTCACGACCCAACTCTACCTGCGCGGCGGGGAGAAGGCGATCCGGTTCGACCTGGTAGTTGAAGCCGAGCAAAGATATAGATAGACCGATCCGCATGGGCAGGTCAGAGCGAGATGCTCGATTGACGAGAGGAGGCTGCTGCCGATGTCAGAGCCAACCAAAGAAGAGTTGCTGGCGCGGATTGCCGAGCTTGAGAAGCAATCTGGAGCGAAGAAAAGCGGAAAGCTGGAGTTCAAGGTCGGCGAGAAGGGGGGCGTGAGCGTCTACGGATTGGGGCGGTTTCCGGTCACTCTGTATTACGAGCAGTGGAACAGGCTACTCGATGCCGCAGGGGACCTGCGGGCTTTCCTGGAAGGGAACAAGAGCCGGCTGAAGATCAAGAATGAAACTTGAAGGTGTTCGTCGGCCGTTTTCATGATGCGACAGTCGGGGCGACTTGCAGAATATGACACCGATCATTTGTGAGAAGAGGATCACGACAGCAATCTGATTCCGGGTTCATCTGGAATCAGAACAAGATGGAGTCCCGGATGAGGAAAAGAACATTTCCATTGTCTCAGGTCTATCGGCTGCTCGAACCCGGGCCGGTAGTGCTGGTCACGACGGCCCGCAAGGGGCGGGCGAACATTATGACCATGTCGTGGCATACGATGATGGAGTTCGAGCCACCGATCGTGGGCTGCGTGATCAGTAACCGGAACCATACTTTCGGCATCCTGAAAGCGACCAAGGAATGCGTCATCAACATCCCGACGGTGGAGCTGGCGGCGAAGGCGGTGGGCTGCGGCAATACCTCCGGGCAGCGCGTCGACAAATTCAGGGTTTTCCGCCTTACCCCCGCCCCCGCCTCCCTGGTCGCCGCGCCGCTCATCGTGGAGTGCTATGCAAATCTCGAATGCAAGGTCGTGGATACGCGCATGGTGACGAAGTACAACTTCTTCATCCTCGAGGTATTCAAGGCATGGATCGACCCTTTGAGGAAGGCGCCACGGACGATCCATCATCTCGGCAGGGGCGCGTTCATGGTCGCGGGCAGGACGATCACGTTGCCCTCGAAGATGAAATAGCACGCTATGCCAGACGATGATGTGCACTACCGGGGGAGAAACCTCTTGTGCAGTTGGAGAGTTTTCAGGGGGGCAGGTCAAACGATCGGCGATCCGTCATTGTTTGAGTGGAGGGCTCGCGCGCTGGGATGATGCAGCGGTAACGAATGCAGCAGCACGTGGGTCCTAGTCTTGTAAGGAGGGGCCATGAAACAATCCGATTTGTTCATCAAGCAGTTCGTCGATGAAGGACTCGGCAATTCGTCCTATTTGATCGGTTCGACGAAAACCGGAATGGCCGCCGTCATCGACCCGCAACGGGATGTGGACCGTTATCTCGAGGTCGCCGAAGGGATGGGCCTCCGATTGGCGTATACCTTCGACACGCACCTCCACGCCGACTTTGTTTCCGGTGCACGTGAGTTGGCCGCGCGGGTGACCGAACCGTTCTGCATTGGCGCGAGTGCGAAGGCCGCTCTGGATTTCGATCATCTGCCCCTGAACGAGGGGGACACTCTTTCGCTCGGCGATATATCGATCGGCGTGCTGGCCACTCCGGGCCACACGCCGGAACACATTAGTTTCACCGTGACACCGGCCGGATCTGCCGCGCCCCATTCGATCTTTACCGGGGGCGCGTTGATCGTCGGCGGCGCGGCCCGTACCGATCTGCTTGGTCACGATTTCAGCGAGCCGCTGGCGCGGCAGCTCTATCACACGCTGCACGACAAGCTGTTGCGCTTTCACGATGAGGTCCAGGTTTATCCCACGCACGGCGGCGGATCGTTCTGCGCCGCACCGACCTCGAACGAACGAACAACGACCATCGGTCGTGAACGACATACG encodes the following:
- a CDS encoding RNA polymerase sigma factor, whose amino-acid sequence is MSADLDEEMDERLAALAAGGDRDAFDALVTRHRQSVYRLCWSATGNAADADDAAQETFVRVYRSLPSYDPGRPFGPWIRKIAWNCGLSVRRDGNAGVPRVAEGDASETADPAPGPEEAAAGNEERRRVADAMAGLPAELR
- a CDS encoding VWA domain-containing protein, whose translation is MKTSLLGDRIVMLAVGLATLILGAACAHAAPLMLDVRSENRRVLVPGLGDGTIQIQVIAPDAPAIHTDRPRLNLALVIDRSGSMAEARKLDFVKTAAHHLVDMMGPDDLLSIVTYSQEVQIPWSSRPVGRDREELHRIISGLYPGGSTFLSGGLEEGFRQAKAGKRKGTLNRVLLLSDGLANVGVTNRGALRERAGDMADKGISVSTFGVGNDFDEELMTRIAGGGGGNYRYLGDPERIVAALESEFHTASRTAASEVEIIIRLKRDCRFGSVLGRDWRRDGDAYVIRLGDLSAGERRTVFAKLNVAGERTGVREVGDVALRYRDPVTSKGITTSSKGVSLELVRDERIYREGFDRSVQEKRAVAEANVLVQEAARLADQGKKEEAKGMLGKAAAGLAAAPPSPAVRAEMDHANRYKNSLDTMGDMSSESAKGAQKAIKYRAYETLQQR
- a CDS encoding DoxX family protein, translated to MVAIPDRASDPLFPESYRQKPFTGAGGGGVEFLKYDTRRYFLFGIRFFFGSWLLYAGLSKWIFMGPGMFVGYISAQFDKTWSPHVLNVFLAWLIMIVEPVLALLILSGKKARTVWTLTSLFMFLLTIGQTILMKPDVIANWQYLVLVLLCAALSDPDPPGPM
- a CDS encoding nuclear transport factor 2 family protein; its protein translation is MGPADRMDGQTKATLEAIERFNQAFGRHDVDGVMRAMTDDCVFENTCPPPDGERYDGQAQVRGFWERFFRSSPGAVFETEEIFAAGDRCGIRWLYRWVDGDGKPGHIRGVDVFRVRDGKVAEKFSYVKG
- a CDS encoding cupredoxin domain-containing protein, producing the protein MKSLIPSAVVLSLVLLASSAIPAEGPDLAKALAGADWSKMETVTVTMTEYAFSPSPIVLEEGVPTRLVLKNAGKEAHYFVAEQFFKGIATRKVQGSDGEIKAPYFTALEVYPGKMLEWFLVPAQKGVYDLLCTVKGHAEHGMKGKIEVR
- a CDS encoding 4a-hydroxytetrahydrobiopterin dehydratase, coding for MELSDKRCVPCRGGVPVMGAEEAGRLVSQVSGWTLEEETKGILREFRFRDFAEAMRFARQVGEIAEAEGHHPDLSVGWGYCTVRFRTHSIRGLHENDFIMAAKVNRLL
- a CDS encoding type 1 glutamine amidotransferase, which codes for MELKGKHVAVLAEDLYEDLELWYPVYRFREAGAKVTIVGGGASGYSSKHGYPVTPDATAEKVNAADFDAVIIPGGYAPDRMRRHKAMVDLVRNMSAKGKVVAAICHGGWMLVSADVLRGRKATCFFAIKDDLVNAGARYEDREVVRDGNLVTSRKPEDLPAFCRTIIQALTEAKS
- the bfr gene encoding bacterioferritin; this encodes MKGNEKLLGTLNSLLSDELTAISQYMVHSEMCANWGYEKLHKDFEKRAVDEMKHAGKLIGRILFLEGTPIVNKLGRMSIGADASKQLAGDHALEMGAIQAYNQAIKLAGEVNDFATREMLEHILQEEDAHIDRIEALQDQIGHMTLPLFLTIQVG
- a CDS encoding flavin reductase family protein; this encodes MRKRTFPLSQVYRLLEPGPVVLVTTARKGRANIMTMSWHTMMEFEPPIVGCVISNRNHTFGILKATKECVINIPTVELAAKAVGCGNTSGQRVDKFRVFRLTPAPASLVAAPLIVECYANLECKVVDTRMVTKYNFFILEVFKAWIDPLRKAPRTIHHLGRGAFMVAGRTITLPSKMK